The Miscanthus floridulus cultivar M001 chromosome 17, ASM1932011v1, whole genome shotgun sequence genome has a window encoding:
- the LOC136518641 gene encoding LOW QUALITY PROTEIN: probable aspartic proteinase GIP2 (The sequence of the model RefSeq protein was modified relative to this genomic sequence to represent the inferred CDS: deleted 2 bases in 2 codons) gives MARHPASSARPLAAAVLFLCLLSRAEAGSGGKPSAVVLPVSKDDATQQYVTGFRQRTPLVPVKAVLDLAGATLWVDCDAGSYASSTYSRVPCGSSLCRLLSRSAAAACATTCSGAPSPSCLNDTCGGFPENTVTRLSTGGNVITDVLALPTTSRPAPGPLATAPAFLFACGSTFLTQGLAAGAAGMASLSRSRFALPTQLASTFRFSRKFALCLPSSAAAAGVVVFGDAPYAFQPGVVLSDASLTYTPLLVNPVSTAGVSARGDKSDEYFVGVTAIKVNGRAVPLNATLLAIDRKGGVGGTKLSTVTPYTVLQSSIYEAVTDAFATETAMIPRAPPVAPFKLCYDGSKVGSTRVGPAVPTIELVLGNEATSWVVFGWNSMVATEGGALCLGVVDGGKAPRTSVVIGGHMMEDNLLQFDLEASRLGFSSSLLFRQTTCNNFHLG, from the exons ATGGCACGCCACCCTGCTAGCAGTGCTCGCCCTCTTGCGGCAGCTGTCCTCTTCCTCTGCCTGCTGTCACGCGCGGAGGCCGGCTCCGGCGGCAAACCCAGCGCCGTGGTGCTGCCGGTGAGCAAGGACGACGCCACGCAGCAGTACGTGACGGGGTTCCGGCAGCGCACGCCGCTGGTGCCGGTGAAGGCCGTGCTGGACCTGGCGGGAGCCACGCTCTGGGTGGACTGCGACGCTGGGTCGTACGCGTCCTCCACCTACAGCCGCGTGCCGTGCGGGTCCAGCCTCTGCCGCCTCCTCTcgcggtcggcggcggcggcctgcgcCACCACCTGCTCGGGCGCTCCGAGCCCGTCCTGCCTCAACGACACCTGCGGCGGGTTCCCCGAGAACACGGTCACGCGGCTCAGCACGGGCGGCAAC GTCATCACCGACGTGCTGGCGCTGCCCACCACGTCCCGCCCGGCCCCGGGCCCGCTCGCCACGGCGCCCGCGTTCCTCTTCGCCTGCGGCTCCACGTTCCTGACGCAGGGCCTGGCCGCGGGCGCCGCCGGGATGGCGTCGCTCAGCCGCTCCCGCTTCGCGCTGCCCACGCAGCTCGCCTCCACGTTCCGCTTCTCCAGGAAGTTCGCGCTCTGCCTGCCGTCGTCCGCGGCCGCGGCGGGCGTCGTCGTCTTCGGCGACGCGCCCTACGCGTTCCAGCCCGGGGTGGTGCTGTCCGACGCGTCGCTCACCTACACCCCGCTCCTCGTCAACCCGGTGAGCACGGCGGGCGTGTCCGCCAGGGGCGACAAGTCGGACGAGTACTTCGTCGGCGTCACGGCCATCAAGGTGAACGGCCGCGCCGTGCCGCTGAACGCCACTCTGCTGGCCATCGACAGGAAGGGCGGCGTGGGCGGGACCAAGCTCAGCACGGTG ACGCCCTACACCGTGCTGCAGTCCTCGATCTACGAGGCCGTCACCGACGCGTTCGCGACCGAGACGGCCATGATCCCGCGGGCGCCGCCCGTGGCGCCGTTCAAGCTGTGCTACGACGGGAGCAAGGTGGGGAGCACGCGCGTGGGCCCGGCCGTGCCCACCATCGAGCTGGTTCTCGGGAACGAGGCCACGTCGTGGGTGGTGTTCGGGTGGAACTCGATGGTGGCCACCGAGGGCGGGGCGCTGTGCCTCGGCGTGGTGGACGGCGGCAAGGCGCCGCGGACGTCGGTGGTGATCGGCGGGCACATGATGGAGGACAACCTGCTGCAGTTCGACCTGGAGGCGTCGCGGCTCGGGTTCAGCTCCTCGCTGCTGTTCAGGCAGACCACCTGTAACAACTTCCACCTCGGCTAG
- the LOC136517248 gene encoding aquaporin SIP1-2 — MAMGAALRAAAADAVVTFLWVMCVSTLGASTAAVTSYLRLQGVHYALLVTVSLLSVLLFAFNILRDALGGASFNPTGVAAFYAAGVTSPSLFSVALRLPAQAAGAVGGALAISELMPAQYKHMLGGPSLKVDPHTGAVAELVLTFVITLAVLLIIVKGPRNPIIKTWMISICTLCLVLTGAAYTGPSMNPANAFGWAYVNNRHNTWEQFYVYWICPFIGAILAAWIFRALFLAPPPKPKAKKA; from the exons ATGGCGATGGGCGCGGCGCTGCGGGCGGCTGCCGCTGACGCGGTGGTGACGTTCCTGTGGGTGATGTGCGTCTCCACGCTGGGGGCCTCGACGGCGGCGGTGACGTCCTACCTGAGGTTGCAGGGCGTCCACTACGCGCTCCTGGTCACCGTCTCCCTCCTCTCCGTGCTCCTCTTCGCCTTCAATATCCTCCGCGACGCACTCGGCGGCGCCAGCTTCAACCCCACCGGCGTTGCCGCCTTCTATGCCGCCGGAGTCACCAGCCCCTCCCTCTTCTCCGTCGCGCTCCGATTACCGGCACAG GCCGCCGGCGCTGTGGGCGGCGCTCTTGCCATCTCGGAGCTGATGCCGGCGCAGTACAAGCACATGCTTGGGGGACCCTCGCTCAAGGTGGATCCCCACACCGGCGCCGTCGCCGAATTAGTGCTTACTTTCGTCATCACCTTGGCCGTGCTCTTGATCATAGTCAAGGGGCCCCGCAACCCCATCATCAAGACATGGATGATCTCCATCTGCACCTTGTGCCTCGTCCTCACCGGCGCAGCATACACCGGCCCTTCCATGAACCCAGCCAAT GCATTTGGCTGGGCGTATGTTAACAATCGCCATAATACGTGGGAGCAGTTCTATGTGTACTGGATATGCCCCTTCATTGGTGCCATTCTTGCTGCGTGGATCTTCAGGGCTTTGTTCCTAGCACCGCCACCTAAGCCCAAGGCCAAGAAAGCATGA